CCGGCCAGCGCCATGAGCATGCCCATGTAGGAGGAGAAACCCGAGTTGCTCTGGGTGGCCGATGTCATGGCGAATTGGATTCGTCCGGCCTGGACGGCGTCTAAAATCTGCTGTACGTTTACGTCTTTATCGATCCAGCCCAGGTCGCGCGCCAGGGACTTTTTAATGCCCAGACCGACCGGGCTGCGCATGATGGAGGCCTCTTCCTTGATGCGGCGGAATTCCTGATCGCCCAACCGCAACCAGATGGAACTGGCCGGCAACACGGCGTCGTAAGCAAAATTCTTGTTTTTCAGCGCCAGCATCATATCCACCGAACCGCTGTAATGCATTTTTACACGGAGGTTGTTTTTGCGGGCGCAGGATTGGATAATCGGCTCGATTAATTTGCTTTCCGATCCGGCCATAATCTGCAAGGTGACGGCTCCACCGGAAACCGATCCTTCGTTCGACGGTTTGGACGGGGAACCGCTGTCGTCCGAGCAGCCGAACCAAAATAAGACGATGATGCTCGCCAGAATCGCAAAAAGCTTACTGGTTTTCATAACTCCCCCTTAACGCGGCTGATTGCGCCTGTTTCGGCAGATAGGGTAACTGAACTTGAGCGCCAATTATCTATATCGTCTAAAATAGTGAAGAAGAAAGGTTTCGTTCGTTTCCTAACACAATTCTAACAATTGGTTGCGGCTATCGTGTCCAGAAGATAATCAGCGAAAAAATCCTATTCGTCTGCTCATTCAGGAGGCACATTAATGAAGGTCAATCCGGCTTACGTGGAAGAATTGAAAGCGGTGGTGAGAAAAAGTCCCTATCCCAGCCATATGCGGATGGTGCTGGATCATATCGAAATCGACAAGGCGGAAGTCGTCATCGATCTGGCATCGTGCCATTTGCAGCCCTATGGTATCGTTCACGGCGGGGTGGTGGCCACGATTATCGATACGGCCACGTTCTGGGCCGGATTCCTGAGGCTGCCGGAGGATGTCGGGCTCGTCAATGTGGATTTGAAGCTGAACTACCTTCAGCCGGTGGTCGACGGAAAGATACGGGCAAAGGGCTCCTGTATGCGGCACGGACGGACCCTCAGCTATACGGAAGCCAGCGTTTTCGATGAAGGTGAAAACCTGATCGCCCACGGTACGTCGACGCTCATGGTGCTGCCGGGGAAATCCTTGGATTTGAGCCTTAAGAAGTTCCTGGAAACGGACGATAAAGAAGATTGAAACAGCGTATCCTTGGCGTCCAAGTATTTTTTTGTTGGTCACTGATTTCGATGGCTTTGTAAAAAGTGCCAGGCTCGTCATGCCGGACTCGATCCGGCATCCAGAAGAGATTGAAAAGACTGGATCCCGGCTTACGCTGAGATGACGCCAACTTGGCATTTTCGACTTTTTACGAAACCATCACTTTTTATGGTGCCTCGGAAAAGCGCGGTAATCTTTCAACCGATACGAACAAGAGCGTATGTTAAAACTTGTCCTGCATATACTTATCCTGCTATTGCTGGTCATGAACGGTCCTGCCTGGTCGCAGGATGGAAAAACATTGATTCTTGCGGTGTCCGATGCCGCCACCGAGGTCGTTCAGGCTTACCATCAGTTTTGTCGGCAAGCCTACCATGAGATCGGATACGACGTTGAACTGAAAGAATATCCGATCAAGCGAAGCCTTGTACAAGCGGATCTTGAACAAATCGACGGCATTCTTATCTCTACCGATTCCATTTTACAAAAGTATAACAACTTGCAAGTGATTCCGGTGGAACTGGCCCGGGTCGAGCTTGTCGTCTATTCGATCACCAAAGATTTCGTGGTGGATGGGCCTTCAAGCTTGAAGCCATACAGGATCGGACTCATGAGGGGTTATCTTCAATCACATGCACTTACGGAAGGGATGGCGCGACAGACCGTCGATGGCTATAATTCTCTGTTTGGCCTGCTTAAAATTGGACGCGTGGATGTCGTTATCGCATTACGAAGAGAAACGGAGCGGTTTCTGGCGGCCAACCCGAAGTTTGGTGATGTAGAGGCGCTGTCCCCGCCTCTTTTTTCTGCCCCCATGTATCATTTTTTAAATAAACGGCATCAAGACTTGATCCCTAAAATTGTGCCGATAATGCAACGTCTGATAGAGGACAAGGTCCTCGAACGACTTTATGAACCCTATC
This window of the uncultured Desulfosarcina sp. genome carries:
- a CDS encoding PaaI family thioesterase is translated as MKVNPAYVEELKAVVRKSPYPSHMRMVLDHIEIDKAEVVIDLASCHLQPYGIVHGGVVATIIDTATFWAGFLRLPEDVGLVNVDLKLNYLQPVVDGKIRAKGSCMRHGRTLSYTEASVFDEGENLIAHGTSTLMVLPGKSLDLSLKKFLETDDKED
- a CDS encoding transporter substrate-binding domain-containing protein; this encodes MLKLVLHILILLLLVMNGPAWSQDGKTLILAVSDAATEVVQAYHQFCRQAYHEIGYDVELKEYPIKRSLVQADLEQIDGILISTDSILQKYNNLQVIPVELARVELVVYSITKDFVVDGPSSLKPYRIGLMRGYLQSHALTEGMARQTVDGYNSLFGLLKIGRVDVVIALRRETERFLAANPKFGDVEALSPPLFSAPMYHFLNKRHQDLIPKIVPIMQRLIEDKVLERLYEPYRTD